From Woronichinia naegeliana WA131, the proteins below share one genomic window:
- a CDS encoding glycosyltransferase family 39 protein encodes MFKTHRTQLNSDLFWLIFFTLAAIFLWLLALGELPLRDWDEGYYATVSQDMFNHHQWLYPTYQGHPFWLKPPLLFWLIHLSYQWGGVNEWSSRLPSAIITALGVPLLYLIGRQLDSLEPATERYRAIFSASVYLTLLPVVRLGRLAMLDGMINTFLLIAIFCLLKGFKSSRWLVGVGVGLGLISLSKGVLVIALGAILLSFILWEKRFKLLLNPYLWLGLLIGFLPALIWYFLQIHHYGQDFVKIHFFSQSFDRLSTAVEGNTGPFWFYLIELLKYAIPWLFFFIPGCILAVRSLSVSATSRSQTWAKLALVGSIGYLGIISLMTTKLPWYIMPFYIFFALITGNYLNHLKNSHLKYPSLLSYLLLLCTVIALGGWIYFTFVTQQISLILIAGALALTFGSSTFYFFQHQYRSILLLILGLYGTFCLLMLSPLWNWELNEAFAVKPVAQLIKSQTPADTIIYSSMPYSRTSLDFYSDRQVLAVDEKAIQDLSRKSGYLLLDATSLAKISTQHYQNLGQSGEFILIKTHP; translated from the coding sequence TTGTTTAAAACTCATAGAACTCAATTAAATTCAGATTTATTTTGGCTAATATTTTTTACCTTAGCAGCCATTTTTCTCTGGTTACTTGCCCTAGGTGAATTACCGCTACGGGATTGGGATGAAGGCTATTATGCCACCGTTTCTCAAGATATGTTTAACCATCATCAATGGTTGTATCCCACCTATCAAGGCCATCCCTTTTGGCTAAAACCGCCTCTTTTATTTTGGTTAATCCATCTCAGCTATCAATGGGGTGGTGTCAATGAATGGTCTTCGCGTTTACCCAGTGCCATAATTACGGCTTTAGGCGTACCCTTACTCTATCTAATTGGACGACAACTAGACTCTTTAGAGCCTGCGACTGAGCGTTATCGGGCCATTTTCTCTGCCTCAGTTTACCTAACCCTTTTACCCGTTGTCCGTTTAGGTAGATTAGCGATGCTAGATGGGATGATCAACACCTTTCTATTAATTGCAATCTTCTGTCTATTAAAAGGCTTTAAATCGTCGCGCTGGTTAGTTGGGGTCGGAGTTGGATTGGGATTAATTTCCCTCAGTAAAGGGGTTTTAGTGATAGCTTTAGGAGCAATTCTTTTAAGTTTTATTTTATGGGAAAAACGATTTAAATTACTACTTAATCCTTATTTATGGTTGGGATTATTAATCGGCTTTTTACCCGCCTTGATTTGGTATTTTTTACAAATTCATCACTATGGTCAGGATTTTGTTAAAATTCACTTTTTCTCCCAAAGTTTTGATCGTCTTTCCACTGCCGTTGAAGGCAATACGGGGCCATTCTGGTTTTACCTGATTGAGTTATTAAAATATGCTATTCCTTGGTTATTTTTCTTTATTCCTGGTTGCATTTTGGCAGTGCGGTCACTAAGTGTGTCTGCGACATCGCGCTCTCAAACCTGGGCAAAATTGGCATTAGTGGGTAGTATTGGCTATCTCGGTATTATTTCCCTGATGACCACTAAATTACCCTGGTATATCATGCCTTTTTATATTTTCTTTGCCTTAATCACCGGAAATTATCTCAATCACTTAAAAAATTCACACTTAAAATATCCCTCTCTATTAAGCTATTTGTTATTGCTTTGCACCGTAATTGCCCTCGGTGGCTGGATTTATTTTACCTTTGTCACTCAACAAATCAGTTTAATCCTCATTGCTGGTGCTTTGGCCTTGACCTTTGGTAGCTCAACTTTTTACTTTTTTCAACATCAATATCGTTCTATTTTGCTGCTCATCCTAGGATTGTATGGTACTTTTTGTCTGCTGATGCTCTCTCCCCTCTGGAATTGGGAACTCAATGAAGCCTTTGCGGTTAAACCTGTTGCCCAACTGATCAAAAGTCAGACTCCTGCTGATACAATTATTTATAGTTCTATGCCCTATAGTCGCACCAGTTTGGATTTTTACAGTGATCGCCAAGTTTTAGCCGTGGATGAAAAAGCGATCCAGGATTTAAGCCGCAAATCGGGCTATCTCCTCCTTGATGCCACTAGCCTCGCCAAAATAAGTACCCAACATTATCAGAACTTGGGACAATCAGGGGAATTTATCTTGATTAAAACCCATCCTTAA
- a CDS encoding type II toxin-antitoxin system HicA family toxin: protein MDKKDKLLKKAKNNPQGLRFSEFETLLGLCDWIFDHQTGSHRIWYSPTKVRLSIQPTKNGEAKAYQVRQFLSLQD from the coding sequence GTGGATAAAAAAGACAAGCTACTCAAAAAAGCCAAAAATAATCCTCAAGGTTTGCGTTTCAGCGAGTTTGAGACACTATTAGGTCTTTGTGATTGGATTTTTGATCATCAAACAGGTAGTCATCGTATTTGGTATTCGCCAACTAAAGTCCGTTTATCTATTCAGCCGACTAAAAATGGGGAAGCGAAAGCCTATCAAGTTAGACAATTTTTATCTTTACAAGACTAA
- a CDS encoding nucleotidyltransferase domain-containing protein, with the protein MSQFGLKQDTINQINQVFSAYPEISKAIIYGSRAKGNYKPGSDIDLTLVGDNINYHQLLEILNKIDDLLLPYFFDLSIFNSLNNPNLIEHIERVGITFYKREVY; encoded by the coding sequence ATGAGCCAATTTGGACTTAAACAAGATACAATTAATCAGATTAATCAAGTATTTTCTGCCTATCCTGAAATTAGTAAAGCGATTATTTATGGTTCTCGTGCAAAGGGAAACTATAAACCAGGTTCTGATATTGACTTAACTCTTGTTGGCGACAATATCAACTATCATCAACTGCTGGAAATTTTGAACAAGATTGATGATTTACTTCTTCCCTATTTTTTTGATTTATCAATTTTCAATAGTTTGAATAATCCTAACTTGATTGAACATATTGAGCGAGTCGGCATCACTTTTTATAAGCGTGAAGTTTATTAA
- a CDS encoding GTP-binding protein — protein MSEKQLLQAVANHSALSNPEVVDDEALPLNEAKVIFVGQGSVGKTSLIQRLTHDTFNKTYENITDRLDIKSWWLNINDQSIKLDLLDFSVQEIYYATHQLFLTRHTLYILVLNSRVEEEENRVEYWLKIIETFGGNSPILIVGNKSDQQPLDINRKALISKYPTIKGIFEVSCLTGEGIDSLRNFIKQIIPSLPHTFDLMPKTRFEIKAALGDLDKDYIAYEDYQVICAEHGLIKSTDQSLLINFLHDLGSVIYFDNSRLGDTIIVNFKWLTDAIYSIFDSSLIREDKGVVSFDSLKKILDCNRYPVNKHRFILDIMQSFQWCYELKNESFLIPNLLSKEIPLEVELQDWNDSLQFQYRYDFLPESIVFRFIVRQNQFIDHNFVWRSGVVLKFKENIAQIVADFEEKTINIFVTGLLNTRRDALAAIRYELDSINETFANLQVSERVPIPNHPNFSVDYQTLLACEREGIREIIPDGMTTPIDVQLLMNGIEPFTIYQRDPKLLRKRENLKERISKGLAKLGE, from the coding sequence ATGAGTGAAAAACAATTATTGCAAGCGGTAGCAAACCATTCTGCACTATCAAATCCAGAAGTTGTTGATGATGAAGCTTTACCTCTGAATGAAGCTAAGGTTATTTTTGTAGGACAAGGTTCAGTTGGTAAAACATCTCTGATTCAACGACTAACACACGATACTTTTAATAAGACATACGAAAACATCACTGACCGACTGGATATTAAATCATGGTGGTTAAATATAAACGATCAATCAATTAAGCTTGATTTATTGGATTTTAGTGTTCAAGAAATTTATTATGCAACCCATCAGCTTTTTTTAACTAGACATACTTTATATATCCTCGTATTGAACAGTCGTGTTGAAGAAGAAGAAAATCGCGTTGAATATTGGCTTAAGATAATAGAAACATTTGGTGGCAATTCCCCTATTTTAATTGTAGGAAACAAATCTGATCAACAGCCACTTGATATAAATCGAAAGGCTTTAATCTCTAAATACCCTACCATTAAAGGCATTTTTGAAGTTTCCTGTTTAACGGGTGAAGGAATTGATAGTTTACGTAATTTTATCAAACAAATCATTCCGTCTCTTCCTCATACTTTTGATCTGATGCCAAAAACCCGGTTTGAAATTAAGGCCGCTTTAGGCGATTTAGATAAAGATTATATTGCCTATGAAGACTATCAAGTAATCTGTGCCGAACATGGTCTAATTAAATCAACAGATCAATCTCTGCTAATTAATTTTCTCCATGACCTCGGCTCTGTTATTTATTTTGATAATTCTCGGCTCGGTGATACGATTATTGTCAATTTTAAATGGTTAACAGACGCAATTTATTCGATTTTCGATTCTAGTTTAATTAGAGAGGATAAAGGTGTTGTATCTTTCGATTCGCTAAAAAAAATCTTAGACTGTAATCGTTACCCCGTGAATAAACATCGCTTTATTCTCGACATCATGCAGTCTTTTCAGTGGTGTTATGAACTGAAAAATGAGAGTTTTCTTATTCCAAATTTACTTTCTAAGGAAATTCCTCTAGAAGTTGAACTACAGGATTGGAATGACTCTCTGCAATTTCAATATCGTTACGATTTCTTACCAGAAAGTATAGTGTTTCGTTTCATTGTACGTCAAAATCAATTTATCGATCACAATTTTGTTTGGCGTAGTGGTGTTGTTTTAAAATTCAAGGAGAATATCGCTCAAATTGTTGCTGATTTTGAAGAAAAAACAATTAACATTTTTGTAACTGGCTTACTCAATACTAGACGTGATGCCCTCGCTGCCATTCGCTATGAATTGGATAGTATTAATGAGACTTTTGCTAATCTTCAAGTCTCAGAACGTGTGCCGATTCCAAATCATCCGAACTTTTCCGTTGACTATCAAACGCTCTTGGCTTGCGAAAGGGAAGGAATACGCGAAATTATTCCTGATGGCATGACAACGCCAATTGACGTTCAACTATTAATGAATGGTATTGAACCATTTACTATTTATCAAAGAGACCCAAAACTGCTCCGTAAACGGGAAAATTTAAAAGAGCGTATAAGCAAAGGGCTGGCCAAACTTGGAGAGTAG
- a CDS encoding nucleotidyltransferase substrate binding protein produces the protein MQDIRWKQRLDNYQKAVRQLTKFIEKGELNELEEQGMIKAFEYTYELAWKMIKDYYEEQGEVNIQGSRDALRLAFQRGIIKDGDNLDEND, from the coding sequence ATGCAAGATATACGCTGGAAACAACGTTTAGATAACTATCAAAAGGCAGTTCGTCAACTCACGAAATTTATTGAAAAAGGAGAATTAAATGAGTTAGAAGAGCAAGGGATGATTAAAGCTTTTGAATATACCTATGAACTTGCCTGGAAAATGATTAAAGACTACTATGAAGAACAGGGCGAAGTTAACATTCAGGGCAGTCGAGATGCTCTAAGATTGGCATTTCAAAGGGGGATTATTAAGGATGGCGATAATTTGGATGAAAATGATTAA
- a CDS encoding BrnT family toxin has protein sequence MQFEWDEAKNIENIRKHEIDFADVPTMFDGKMLIELDDRFDYGEDRWFGIGFLGSGIAVVVWTERRQNVFRIISARRANRHEQKRFEQYLSY, from the coding sequence ATGCAATTTGAGTGGGATGAAGCGAAAAATATTGAAAACATTCGTAAACATGAGATTGATTTTGCTGATGTTCCCACGATGTTTGATGGAAAAATGCTGATTGAGCTAGATGATCGTTTTGACTATGGCGAAGATCGCTGGTTTGGGATCGGTTTTCTCGGTTCTGGAATAGCAGTAGTAGTCTGGACAGAACGTCGACAGAATGTCTTCCGAATCATTTCAGCACGAAGAGCCAACCGTCATGAGCAGAAACGATTTGAACAGTACCTCTCGTACTAA
- the acs gene encoding acetate--CoA ligase: protein MSDPTIESVLHEERLFNPPSEFSDQAYVRSVREYEQLYSKAAANPERFWAELAEQELHWFKKWDTVLDWQPPFAKWFVGGQLNISYNCLDRHLTTWRRNKAAIIWEGEPGDSRTLTYGELHREVCLFANVMKHLGVKKGDRVGIYMPMIPEAAIAMLACARIGAAHSVVFGGFSAEAVRDRLVDAKAKLVVTADGGFRKDKVIALKEQVDLALEHGAPSVENVLVVQRTKEAIAMVDGRDHWWHDLKSQMSADCPAEPMDSEDMLFILYTSGSTGKPKGVVHTTGGYNLYTHMTTKWIFDLKDTDVYWCTADVGWITGHSYIVYGPLSNGATTVMYEGVPRPSNPGCFWDVIEKYGVNIFYTAPTAIRAFIRAGDDIPNARNLSSLRLLGTVGEPINPEAWMWYHKVIGGEKCPIVDTWWQTETGGIMITPLPGAIPTKPGSCTRPFPGIVADIVDLDGNAVTDEQGGYLIIKHPWPSMIRDVYGDSDRFRRTYWEHIPPKEGNYVYFAGDGARRDQDGYYWVMGRVDDVISVAGHRLGTMEVESALVSHRTVAEAAVVGKPDDLTGEAIFAFVVLEGSQTPSEALAKELKQHVVGEIGAIARPSEIRFTDVLPKTRSGKIMRRLLRSLASGQEISGDTSTLEDRSVLDKLRGGA from the coding sequence ATGTCAGACCCCACCATCGAGTCCGTTCTCCACGAAGAACGATTATTTAATCCACCATCGGAATTTAGTGACCAAGCCTATGTTCGCAGTGTGCGCGAGTATGAGCAACTCTATAGTAAGGCCGCCGCCAATCCTGAACGATTTTGGGCTGAATTAGCAGAACAGGAATTGCATTGGTTTAAAAAATGGGATACCGTTCTCGACTGGCAACCTCCCTTTGCTAAATGGTTTGTAGGGGGCCAACTCAATATTTCCTATAACTGTTTAGATCGTCATCTCACCACCTGGCGACGCAATAAGGCCGCCATTATTTGGGAAGGGGAACCAGGCGATTCTCGCACCCTGACCTACGGGGAACTACATCGAGAAGTCTGTCTTTTTGCCAATGTCATGAAACACTTGGGGGTTAAAAAAGGCGATCGCGTTGGTATTTATATGCCCATGATTCCCGAAGCAGCCATTGCCATGTTAGCCTGTGCCAGGATTGGGGCAGCCCATAGTGTGGTTTTTGGGGGTTTTAGTGCTGAAGCAGTTCGCGATCGCCTGGTGGATGCCAAAGCTAAATTAGTGGTAACAGCCGATGGTGGTTTCCGCAAAGATAAAGTCATTGCCCTTAAGGAACAGGTTGATCTGGCTCTAGAACATGGTGCGCCTAGCGTGGAAAATGTATTAGTCGTTCAACGCACCAAAGAAGCGATCGCGATGGTGGATGGTCGGGATCATTGGTGGCACGATCTCAAATCCCAAATGTCGGCTGATTGTCCTGCCGAGCCGATGGACAGTGAAGATATGCTCTTTATTCTCTACACGTCGGGAAGTACGGGCAAGCCCAAAGGGGTTGTGCATACAACGGGGGGCTATAACCTCTATACCCACATGACGACCAAATGGATTTTTGATCTCAAAGATACCGATGTCTATTGGTGTACGGCTGATGTGGGTTGGATTACGGGCCACAGCTATATCGTCTATGGGCCTTTATCTAACGGAGCCACAACGGTTATGTATGAAGGGGTTCCCCGTCCTTCTAATCCAGGTTGCTTTTGGGATGTGATTGAAAAATATGGTGTGAATATTTTCTACACTGCCCCGACTGCAATTCGTGCCTTTATCCGTGCTGGAGATGACATTCCTAATGCCCGTAACCTCTCCTCTCTGCGTTTACTGGGAACTGTCGGCGAACCGATTAATCCTGAAGCTTGGATGTGGTATCACAAAGTCATTGGCGGCGAAAAATGTCCGATTGTGGATACCTGGTGGCAAACGGAAACGGGGGGAATTATGATCACGCCCTTGCCTGGTGCAATTCCGACTAAGCCTGGTTCCTGTACTCGTCCTTTCCCTGGTATTGTTGCTGATATTGTGGATCTAGATGGTAATGCTGTCACCGATGAGCAGGGTGGCTATCTAATTATCAAACATCCCTGGCCCAGTATGATTCGTGATGTCTATGGCGACAGCGATCGCTTCCGTCGTACCTATTGGGAGCATATTCCGCCCAAGGAGGGTAACTATGTTTATTTTGCCGGAGATGGCGCACGACGGGATCAAGATGGTTACTATTGGGTAATGGGTCGAGTCGATGATGTGATTAGTGTTGCCGGTCATCGCCTGGGCACAATGGAAGTGGAATCAGCTTTAGTTTCCCATCGCACAGTAGCAGAAGCCGCAGTTGTCGGTAAACCCGATGATTTAACCGGAGAAGCCATTTTTGCCTTTGTGGTCTTAGAAGGCAGTCAAACCCCTAGTGAGGCTCTGGCGAAAGAACTCAAACAGCACGTTGTGGGCGAAATTGGGGCGATCGCCCGTCCCAGTGAAATTCGTTTTACGGATGTGCTTCCCAAAACGCGATCAGGTAAAATCATGCGACGTTTATTGAGGAGTTTAGCCTCTGGTCAAGAAATTTCGGGGGATACTTCTACCCTAGAAGATCGTTCTGTTCTCGATAAATTACGCGGAGGAGCCTAG
- a CDS encoding type II toxin-antitoxin system HicB family antitoxin, producing the protein MTQTNIFDGFTINLFQDEDGDWLAHLVEMPTVSAFSDTPQGAIDELELAWQGVKESYRKHGETIPLKPILIKA; encoded by the coding sequence ATGACTCAAACAAATATTTTCGATGGTTTTACGATTAATCTGTTCCAAGATGAAGATGGAGATTGGTTGGCTCATTTGGTAGAAATGCCAACGGTTTCTGCTTTTTCGGATACTCCCCAAGGGGCTATTGATGAATTGGAATTAGCTTGGCAAGGGGTTAAGGAGAGTTATCGTAAACACGGAGAAACTATTCCTCTTAAACCGATATTAATTAAGGCATAA
- the mutL gene encoding DNA mismatch repair endonuclease MutL codes for MIQSLPNDLVNLIAAGEVIDSFVAVVRELVENAIDAGATRLRIYLNPEQWQVQVIDNGQGMTLEDLQICALPHTTSKIQSLDDFFKINSLGFRGQALHSLSQVAELEIATRSAQGENVGWQASYNQQGEVQRMESLALAVGTLVNVKNLFANLPQRRQALSGRSPQIKAIQQYVQEMALCHPQITWQIWLKERLCFSLSPGQSAGQILPQILKGVKTSDLQHFSSTVEIPDHPNRPGTLTLWSGLSDRCHRHRPDWVKVALNQRPIHCLELEQTLINAFHRTLPRDRFPVCFLHLQIEPDQIDWNRHPAKTEIYLQSLSFWQEQITTAVHTCLQLHPSSAQQQQRVTQLLKTAEANGIYRINPLEQSLESQLGQATPETNLISLKAIGQVNQTYIIAEVSEGIWLIEQHIAHERVLYEQLQANWQCVPITTPLLLNYLTSAQVEKLVHLGIDIELFGESVWAVRSVPAPLVQREDCLEALQELSLGGDLATAQAAIACRTAIKNGTPLTLGEMQSLLEQWQQTRQPRTCPHGRPIYLALTETALARFFRRNWMIGKSHGL; via the coding sequence ATGATTCAGTCTTTACCGAATGATCTCGTTAATTTGATTGCGGCGGGAGAAGTGATTGATTCCTTTGTCGCAGTGGTACGAGAATTGGTGGAAAATGCGATCGATGCGGGGGCAACTCGTCTTAGAATTTATCTTAATCCCGAACAGTGGCAAGTACAGGTAATTGATAATGGCCAGGGAATGACCTTAGAGGATTTGCAAATCTGCGCTCTTCCCCATACCACCAGTAAAATTCAATCCCTAGATGATTTTTTTAAGATTAATAGTCTTGGTTTTCGGGGCCAAGCTCTCCATAGTCTCAGCCAGGTAGCAGAGTTAGAGATCGCCACTCGTTCAGCCCAGGGAGAAAATGTGGGTTGGCAAGCCAGCTACAATCAGCAGGGAGAAGTTCAGAGGATGGAATCCTTGGCCCTGGCGGTGGGAACCTTAGTAAACGTGAAAAACTTGTTTGCTAATCTCCCCCAGCGTCGTCAGGCTTTATCGGGGCGATCGCCGCAAATAAAAGCGATTCAACAATACGTGCAGGAAATGGCCCTCTGTCATCCCCAGATCACCTGGCAAATTTGGCTGAAGGAGCGTCTTTGTTTTAGCCTGAGTCCAGGCCAATCCGCCGGACAGATTTTGCCGCAAATTTTGAAGGGGGTCAAAACATCGGATCTACAGCATTTTTCTAGTACGGTAGAGATTCCCGATCATCCCAATCGGCCAGGGACTCTGACCCTTTGGTCTGGCTTAAGCGATCGCTGTCATCGTCATCGTCCTGACTGGGTGAAAGTGGCCCTCAATCAACGCCCGATTCATTGTCTTGAACTGGAACAAACTTTAATTAATGCCTTCCATCGCACCTTACCTCGCGATCGCTTTCCCGTTTGTTTTTTACATTTGCAAATAGAACCTGATCAAATTGACTGGAATCGTCACCCCGCTAAAACAGAAATTTATTTACAATCCTTGAGCTTTTGGCAAGAGCAAATTACAACCGCCGTTCACACCTGCTTGCAACTGCATCCCTCTTCTGCCCAACAACAACAGCGTGTTACCCAATTACTGAAAACCGCCGAAGCTAACGGGATTTATCGCATTAATCCCCTCGAACAAAGTCTGGAAAGTCAACTCGGCCAAGCAACGCCAGAAACTAATCTCATCTCTCTCAAGGCGATCGGCCAGGTAAACCAGACCTATATTATTGCCGAAGTAAGTGAGGGAATTTGGCTAATCGAACAGCATATTGCCCACGAGCGAGTACTTTACGAACAATTACAGGCAAATTGGCAATGTGTTCCTATTACCACTCCGCTTTTACTCAATTATTTAACCTCAGCCCAGGTCGAAAAATTGGTGCATTTAGGCATTGATATTGAACTCTTTGGCGAGTCAGTCTGGGCCGTTCGGTCAGTTCCGGCTCCTTTAGTGCAACGGGAAGATTGTCTTGAAGCCTTACAGGAATTAAGTTTAGGGGGAGATTTAGCTACGGCTCAAGCGGCGATCGCCTGTCGAACAGCGATCAAGAATGGTACCCCCTTAACGCTAGGAGAAATGCAAAGCCTATTGGAACAGTGGCAACAGACCCGTCAGCCCCGTACCTGTCCTCATGGCAGGCCCATCTATTTGGCCTTAACGGAAACTGCTCTGGCTCGTTTTTTTCGTCGTAATTGGATGATCGGGAAAAGTCATGGTTTGTGA
- a CDS encoding CPBP family intramembrane metalloprotease, protein MKSKITIKRLLLILITVISLIPFCLSLVNSLTEAQVQTNLQLSQTNLMLEATILQSEGNSNQASLALLLLGKDPYQVATEQYQVAIAEIDKNQQKIQASLSALQEVSGAKESQDIVSIAEPNPAQVKALQASLQTVTLNRQKAALNLGLLAQQQGKDSLARQQWQDIIALEVTNSQLLPIQKTAEILLQLWEQSPQVSPDDQAILEKNLSGWFRDRALTQFYQVRQERSQLQQLQQAEQERAKQAFLKLILLSVLPVLGGSLGIGLLLVLLLQWFLKKDQAILALNTLTAWQTPWDWEIIWQVLGIGFFFLGQIGLPLILSLIHLDASSLSLRGKAIYVLCSYLAMTLGGLSVLYFSLKPFFPLAADWFSFRWQSRWWLWGLGGYLTALPLVVLVSLINQQFWQGQGGSNPLLFLALEAQDKVVLIIFFFTASIAAPFFEEIIFRGFLLPSLTRYLPVSGAIILSSFVFAIAHLNLSEVLPLAILGMVLGTVYARSRNLLASMLLHSLWNSGTLISLFILGSAG, encoded by the coding sequence ATGAAATCTAAAATAACGATTAAACGATTACTATTAATTCTCATTACCGTTATTTCTTTAATTCCGTTTTGTCTTTCCCTAGTTAATAGTCTCACGGAAGCTCAGGTACAAACTAACCTGCAATTATCCCAGACGAATTTAATGCTTGAGGCGACTATCCTTCAATCGGAGGGAAATAGTAATCAAGCCAGTTTAGCGTTGCTACTCTTGGGCAAGGATCCCTATCAGGTGGCGACAGAGCAGTATCAGGTGGCGATCGCCGAAATTGATAAAAATCAGCAAAAAATACAAGCTAGTTTATCGGCGTTACAAGAGGTGAGTGGTGCTAAAGAGTCTCAGGACATTGTCTCAATAGCTGAACCGAATCCGGCCCAGGTTAAAGCACTACAAGCCTCTTTACAAACTGTCACTTTAAATCGTCAAAAAGCCGCTTTGAATCTGGGATTATTGGCACAACAGCAAGGTAAGGATTCACTAGCGCGTCAACAATGGCAGGATATTATTGCCCTAGAAGTAACCAATTCTCAACTATTACCGATTCAAAAAACGGCTGAAATTCTGCTCCAACTGTGGGAGCAATCGCCTCAAGTCAGTCCCGATGATCAGGCTATCCTAGAGAAGAATTTATCGGGTTGGTTCCGCGATCGCGCCTTGACCCAATTCTATCAAGTCAGACAAGAGCGATCGCAACTTCAACAATTACAGCAAGCGGAACAAGAAAGGGCCAAGCAAGCTTTCCTTAAACTAATTCTGTTGAGTGTGCTACCTGTTTTAGGAGGCAGTCTGGGGATTGGCTTATTATTAGTTTTATTGCTGCAATGGTTCCTCAAAAAAGATCAGGCAATTCTAGCATTAAATACGTTAACCGCCTGGCAAACGCCCTGGGATTGGGAAATCATTTGGCAAGTTTTGGGGATTGGCTTTTTTTTCCTCGGCCAGATTGGTTTGCCCTTAATTTTAAGCTTGATTCACCTGGATGCTAGTAGTTTGAGCCTACGCGGAAAAGCCATTTATGTTCTCTGTAGCTATCTGGCCATGACCCTGGGCGGGCTATCAGTATTGTACTTTTCCCTCAAACCATTCTTTCCCCTGGCTGCCGATTGGTTTAGCTTTCGTTGGCAAAGTCGGTGGTGGTTGTGGGGATTGGGGGGTTATTTAACGGCGTTACCCCTGGTTGTGCTAGTTTCCCTGATTAATCAGCAATTTTGGCAAGGTCAAGGGGGCAGTAATCCCTTGTTATTTCTGGCTCTAGAAGCTCAGGATAAAGTGGTTTTGATCATCTTTTTCTTTACCGCTTCGATCGCCGCTCCGTTTTTTGAAGAGATTATTTTTCGTGGTTTTCTCTTACCTTCCCTAACCCGTTATCTGCCGGTGAGCGGTGCGATTATTCTGAGCAGTTTTGTTTTTGCGATCGCCCATTTGAATCTGTCGGAAGTTTTACCTCTGGCGATATTAGGGATGGTTTTAGGAACCGTTTATGCCCGTAGTCGCAACCTGTTGGCCTCCATGCTCTTACATAGTTTGTGGAATAGTGGTACGTTAATTAGCCTCTTTATTCTGGGAAGTGCAGGTTAA
- a CDS encoding BrnA antitoxin family protein, whose translation MSRNDLNSTSRTNWAALESRSEENIDYSDIPPLTDDFFERATLCIPAEQAHDLVQLDPDVKQWFQAQGEQYKTLINSVLRQYIESTQTQRRA comes from the coding sequence ATGAGCAGAAACGATTTGAACAGTACCTCTCGTACTAATTGGGCCGCATTGGAGTCAAGGTCAGAAGAGAATATTGACTACTCGGATATTCCACCTCTGACAGATGATTTTTTTGAACGAGCTACTTTATGTATCCCAGCAGAGCAAGCGCACGACTTGGTTCAGCTTGATCCCGATGTGAAGCAATGGTTTCAGGCTCAAGGAGAACAGTATAAAACTTTAATAAACAGCGTTCTACGCCAATATATAGAAAGCACCCAAACTCAGCGACGAGCATAA